Proteins encoded within one genomic window of Candidatus Bathyarchaeota archaeon:
- a CDS encoding HAD-IC family P-type ATPase has protein sequence MEKEQKELQATNLETGLNNQEVKERLATFGYNEVPEKKVSFLSRLGKRFWGIVPWMLEATAIVTLILGKYPQALVIVFLLFFNAGMSLWREGRAKAAMAKLKQRLRIQSRVKRDGKWSIVQARELVPGDLVRVRIGDLLPADVKIVDGSIGLDQSVLTGESGIVDKSPSEIAYSGSAVKRGEATGVVDATGTKTYFGRTISLLDLAKPKLHMEEVTVKVARQLAIIVLASLLIVFVYAVLTGFDLAVLLPLAGVLLIASVPVAMPTMFTINMALGSAVLAKQGVLVTRLSASEDAATMDVLCADKTGTLTMNKLFVEEEIPLNGFSKKDVLLYGALASNEANLDPIDIAFLTATAQADIPFDGYSQTAFVPFDPKTRMTEATINKDGETFF, from the coding sequence AAAAGAACAAAAAGAGCTCCAAGCAACAAATTTAGAAACAGGACTGAATAATCAGGAAGTTAAGGAAAGATTAGCAACTTTCGGATATAATGAAGTCCCCGAGAAAAAAGTAAGCTTTCTCTCAAGGTTGGGAAAACGTTTTTGGGGCATTGTGCCTTGGATGCTTGAAGCCACAGCCATTGTCACTTTGATACTGGGCAAGTATCCACAGGCGCTTGTCATAGTCTTTCTACTTTTCTTCAACGCAGGAATGTCTCTTTGGCGAGAAGGCAGAGCCAAAGCAGCGATGGCTAAACTCAAGCAAAGACTAAGAATCCAAAGCCGAGTAAAACGAGATGGAAAATGGTCCATCGTTCAAGCTAGGGAGCTTGTCCCAGGAGACCTTGTTAGAGTAAGAATCGGCGACCTGCTGCCAGCCGATGTAAAAATAGTGGATGGTTCAATTGGTCTAGACCAGTCGGTGCTTACCGGTGAATCTGGTATCGTCGATAAGTCACCTTCAGAAATAGCGTATTCTGGTTCAGCTGTGAAACGTGGGGAAGCTACTGGAGTAGTTGATGCCACGGGGACCAAGACCTATTTTGGAAGAACTATCTCCCTGCTTGACCTCGCAAAACCCAAACTGCATATGGAAGAAGTCACAGTAAAAGTTGCACGTCAACTCGCCATAATAGTCCTCGCATCTTTACTAATCGTCTTTGTATACGCTGTATTGACGGGATTCGATCTCGCCGTATTGCTGCCCCTTGCTGGCGTGTTACTCATAGCCTCTGTTCCAGTGGCGATGCCAACAATGTTTACCATAAACATGGCATTAGGCTCAGCGGTACTAGCAAAACAGGGCGTATTAGTCACAAGGCTCAGCGCAAGCGAAGATGCCGCCACCATGGATGTACTTTGCGCAGATAAGACAGGCACTCTAACAATGAACAAACTCTTTGTCGAGGAAGAAATACCCCTCAATGGATTCAGCAAAAAGGATGTTTTACTCTATGGCGCACTTGCATCGAATGAAGCCAATCTAGACCCAATCGACATCGCATTTTTGACTGCTACAGCCCAAGCGGACATCCCATTTGATGGTTATTCTCAGACAGCATTTGTACCCTTTGACCCAAAAACTCGAATGACAGAAGCTACAATCAATAAAGATGGCGAGACATTCTTTG